In one window of Gorilla gorilla gorilla isolate KB3781 chromosome 2, NHGRI_mGorGor1-v2.1_pri, whole genome shotgun sequence DNA:
- the ZNF80 gene encoding zinc finger protein 80, protein MSPKGDGLGTVDGLHSQVLQEQVSTGDNLHECDSQGPSKDTLVREGKTYKCKECGNVFNKNSLLVRHQQIHTGVKPYECQECGKAFPEKVDFVRHMRIHAGEKPCKCVECGKVFNRRSRLLCYRQIHTGEKPYECSECGKTFSYHSVFIQHRMTHTGEKLFGCKECGKTFYYNSSLTRHMKIHTGEKPYKCGECGKTFTYHSVFFRHSMTHTAGKPYECKECGKGFYYSYSLTRHTRSHTGEKPYECLEHRKAFGYHSAFAQQSKIHSGGKNL, encoded by the coding sequence ATGAGCCCTAAAGGCGATGGGTTGGGGACAGTTGATGGTCTGCACTCACAGGTTTTACAGGAGCAGGTCTCCACAGGAGACAATCTCCATGAATGTGACTCCCAGGGACCAAGTAAAGACACTTTGGTTCGTGAGGGGAAGACCTACAAATGCAAGGAATGTGGGAACGTGTTTAACAAAAACAGCCTCCTTGTTCGACATCAGCAGATTCACACTGGGGTGAAGCCTTATGAATGCCAGGAGTGTGGAAAAGCCTTTCCTGAAAAGGTCGACTTCGTTCGACACATGAGGATTCACGCAGGGGAGAAGCCCTGTAAGTGCGTGGAGTGCGGGAAGGTCTTCAACCGCAGGTCGCGCCTCCTGTGCTACCGCCagattcacactggagagaagccctatGAGTGCAGCGAGTGTGGAAAGACCTTCAGCTATCACTCTGTCTTCATCCAGCATCGTATGACCCACACTGGAGAAAAACTCTTTGGGTGCaaagaatgtggaaaaacctTTTACTACAACTCTTCCTTAACCCGGCACATGAAGATTCACACCGGAGAGAAGCCCTACAAGTGCGGTGAGTGCGGGAAGACCTTCACCTACCACTCTGTTTTCTTCCGACATAGTATGACCCACACTGCAGGAAAGCCCTACGAGtgtaaagaatgtgggaaagGTTTTTACTACAGCTATTCCCTCACTCGACACACAAGGagtcacactggagagaaaccttatgagTGCCTTGAACATAGAAAGGCCTTTGGCTACCACTCTGCTTTTGCCCAACAGAGTAAGATCCACTCTGGAGGAAAAAACCTTTGA